Proteins from one Toxotes jaculatrix isolate fToxJac2 chromosome 13, fToxJac2.pri, whole genome shotgun sequence genomic window:
- the LOC121192467 gene encoding SH2 domain-containing adapter protein E-like, whose translation MAKWFKEFPINLKNGTDRIRSASESGSQPRATKGGLVASIGTKTTGSKTGHRKNSSADSTGGGGGGVGSLLSGRNRKNSAIELSRNGVSSAKDGKVWDSLLSGKSRKNSKAEPVFEEQHRPPKSSPSANAYINRLIRVDKQDKSPNFNSGTISNQVVPEAEKPAQCKTETVIILEDYADPFDAQKTREQRQAERVGENDGYMEPYDAQQMITEIRRRGSKDLLKVCVLMEGSEGMVEESQPAPLQIYDVPYEGSGDGDKMAVTRPELDPRPSTEYELPWEWKKEHIVKTLSAQFDSPERPAKDETPHPTLTRQSQHLPTQPLSQHQHLRQKSWTQKILRSSPPTLSPSTTPGSSPDSPEACWVDPSLPLEKQSWYHGCVTRQEAEFQLQSCKEASFLVRNSESDNSKYSIALKTSQGCVHIIVAQTKENDYTLDQSSCVFPSIPEVVHHYCTQRLPFNGAEHMTLLHPVPRIY comes from the exons ATGGCAAAGTGGTTCAAGGAGTTTCCCATCAATCTGAAGAATGGTACCGACAGGATCCGCTCAGCCTCCGAATCAGGCTCACAACCCAGAGCCACTAAAGGCGGGCTGGTGGCCAGCATCGGTACCAAAACAACAGGCTCCAAAACGGGCCATCGCAAAAACTCCTCTGCTGACAGCACAGgcggaggaggcggaggagttGGGTCTCTCCTGTCCGGAAGAAACCGAAAGAACTCAGCCATAGAGCTGAGTAGAAACGGTGTGAGCTCCGCGAAAGATGGAAAAGTTTGGGACAGCCTCCTGTCTGGGAAGAGCCGCAAGAACTCCAAAGCGGAGCCGGTGTTTGAAGAGCAGCACAGACCTCCGAAGAGCTCTCCATCTGCCAATGCCTACATCAACCGGCTGATCAGAGTCGACAAACAGGACAAAAGCCCCAACTTCAACAGCGGTACCATCAGCAATCAAGTGGTACCTGAAGCAGAGAAACCAGCCCAgtgcaaaacagaaaca GTGATAATTCTTGAGGATTATGCAGATCCGTTTGATGCACAGAAGACAAGAGAGcaaaggcaggcagagagggTTGGAGAGAACGATGGTTACATGGAGCCTTATGATGCCCAGCAGATGATTACTG AGATCAGACGTCGGGGGTCTAAGGACctgctgaaggtgtgtgtgctgatggaAGGGAGTGAGGGTATGGTGGAGGAAAGTCAGCCTGCACCCCTACAGATATATGATGTCCCATATGAGGGAAGTGGTGACGGTGACAAGATGGCAGTCACACGGCCGGAGCTGGATCCTCGCCCCTCCACCGAGTACGAGCTGCCTTGGGAGTGGAAGAAGGAGCATATTGTCAAAACTCTGTCAG CACAGTTTGACAGCCCTGAACGCCCAGCCAAAGATGAGACACCTCACCCCACGCTCACCAGGCAGTCCCAACATCTGCCAACGCAGCCACTGTCTCAGCACCAGCATTTGAGGCAGAAAAGCTGGACCCAGAAAATCCTGCGATCCTCGCCCCCAACCCTGTCGCCATCCACCACCCCAGGCAGCAGCCCTGACAGCCCTGAGGCTTGCTGGGTGGACCCCTCCCTGCCCCTGGAAAAACAGAG CTGGTACCATGGCTGTGTGACTCGCCAGGAGGCGGAGTTTCAGCTGCAGTCCTGCAAAGAGGCCAGCTTCTTGGTCAGGAACAGCGAGTCTGACAACAGCAAGTACTCCATCGCCCTCAA GACAAGCCAAGGCTGTGTTCATATCATTGTTGCTCAGACCAAAGAAAATGACTACACCCTGGACCAGAGCAGCTGCGTGTTCCCCAGCATCCCAGAGGTGGTGCACCATTACTGCACTCAGCGTCTGCCTTTCAACGGCGCAGAGCACATGACTCTGCTGCATCCAGTGCCTCGCATCTACTGA